The following are from one region of the Flavimobilis soli genome:
- a CDS encoding 1,4-dihydroxy-2-naphthoate polyprenyltransferase codes for MATPRQWIAGARPRTLPAAAAPVFVGTGAAAQLDSFHAGAAALALLVALAMQVGVNYANDYSDGIRGTDADRVGPMRLTASLAARPSQVRAAAFGSLAVGALAGLGLVALSGQWWLLAVGAAAIVAAWFYTGGKRPYGYMGLGEVFVFVFFGLVAVLGTTYTQAGRISWASGLGAVAIGLIACAILMVNNIRDIPTDHVAGKRTLAVRLGDHRARRAYCAMIWGAMLLGVLCALTTPWALSVVLLAFPATLLTLPVLAGARGRLLVPVLGGTGLFELAFGLLLGFSLAL; via the coding sequence ATGGCCACCCCCCGCCAGTGGATCGCCGGTGCCCGCCCGCGCACGCTGCCCGCCGCCGCCGCGCCGGTCTTCGTCGGCACCGGGGCCGCGGCCCAGCTCGACTCGTTCCACGCGGGCGCTGCGGCGCTCGCGCTCCTCGTCGCCCTCGCGATGCAGGTCGGCGTCAACTACGCGAACGACTACTCGGACGGCATCCGCGGCACGGACGCGGACCGTGTCGGGCCGATGCGCCTGACGGCGTCGCTCGCCGCACGTCCGTCGCAGGTGCGCGCAGCCGCGTTCGGGTCGCTCGCCGTCGGTGCGCTCGCCGGTCTCGGCCTCGTGGCACTGTCCGGCCAGTGGTGGCTGCTCGCGGTCGGTGCGGCGGCGATCGTCGCTGCGTGGTTCTACACGGGCGGCAAGCGACCTTACGGGTACATGGGCCTCGGCGAGGTCTTCGTGTTCGTGTTCTTCGGCCTCGTGGCCGTGCTCGGCACGACCTACACGCAGGCGGGTCGCATCTCCTGGGCGTCGGGCCTCGGGGCGGTCGCGATCGGCCTGATCGCGTGCGCGATCCTCATGGTCAACAACATCCGTGACATCCCGACGGACCACGTCGCGGGCAAGCGGACGCTCGCGGTGCGCCTCGGCGACCACCGGGCGCGGCGCGCGTACTGCGCGATGATCTGGGGCGCGATGCTCCTCGGCGTGCTGTGCGCCCTGACGACGCCGTGGGCGTTGTCGGTCGTGCTGCTCGCCTTCCCGGCGACGCTGCTGACGCTGCCCGTCCTCGCGGGCGCTCGCGGGCGGCTGCTCGTGCCGGTGCTCGGCGGGACGGGCCTGTTCGAGCTCGCGTTCGGGCTGCTCCTGGGCTTCTCGCTCGCCCTCTGA
- a CDS encoding DUF4229 domain-containing protein: MPVVLYSVYRLLLLAASVGLLALAGFRGWLLLLVAVVVALLASPVLLRGPRDRAALYLAERAEARRASAGKPARDEADEDAEAEG, encoded by the coding sequence ATGCCTGTCGTCCTGTACTCCGTCTACCGACTCCTGCTGCTCGCGGCGAGCGTGGGCCTGCTCGCCCTCGCGGGCTTCCGTGGGTGGCTGCTCCTGCTCGTGGCCGTCGTCGTCGCGCTGCTCGCCTCGCCCGTGCTGCTGCGCGGGCCCCGGGACCGAGCCGCTCTCTACCTCGCCGAGCGTGCCGAGGCGCGCCGCGCGTCGGCGGGCAAGCCGGCACGTGACGAGGCGGACGAGGACGCCGAGGCCGAGGGCTGA
- a CDS encoding PLDc N-terminal domain-containing protein produces the protein MPRVLLALLVIAMTAYAATDAWNAEDEDRRGLPRGLWLILILLLPGFGAIAWFALSSQTRRARAGASGRRRAPGARPGGGPGPAPRPGGPVAPDDDPEFLWRLEQERRRAARERRRDHGHGRAERHDKHERPGHEPEADDGATSADDGNPASP, from the coding sequence ATGCCCCGAGTACTTCTGGCACTGCTCGTGATCGCCATGACCGCGTACGCGGCCACGGACGCGTGGAACGCGGAGGACGAGGACCGGCGCGGACTGCCGCGTGGCCTCTGGTTGATCCTGATCCTGCTGCTCCCCGGCTTCGGCGCGATCGCATGGTTCGCGCTGTCGAGCCAGACCCGACGTGCGCGTGCTGGTGCCTCAGGTCGGCGTCGCGCACCCGGCGCGCGTCCCGGCGGCGGGCCCGGTCCCGCGCCTCGCCCCGGGGGTCCGGTCGCGCCCGACGACGACCCCGAGTTCCTGTGGCGCCTCGAGCAGGAGCGACGCCGTGCGGCCCGCGAGCGTCGCCGCGACCACGGGCACGGTCGTGCTGAGCGCCACGACAAGCACGAGCGCCCCGGGCACGAGCCCGAGGCCGACGACGGCGCGACGTCCGCCGACGACGGCAACCCTGCGAGCCCGTAG